One window of the Clostridium sp. MB40-C1 genome contains the following:
- a CDS encoding TrkA family potassium uptake protein, whose product MKERGNIVIIFSALITLLIIGTVGYSHLLKVNFIDALYMTVITISTVGYTEVGKMTPEAKLFSIGVIFSGLGVAGYVFTSTVSLFLESDFKEAWRRKRMESKIAQLTEHYILCGGGETGQSVIKQFKKSNVSFIVIEKNEERIHELLEEGILAIHGDATNEDILEKSRIKYAKGFISSLSSDADNVFTVLTARQMNKNLYIISRAIEKNSHEKLKKAGANNTVSPNEIGGSRMAALMLRPSIISFLEIITHAGDVVLDLEDVVICENSDVVGKSLKESKINERTGLIILAIKRGEAENIIFNPSADEILNIGDVIMVLGMESQVKELRKIAYDNSIRDSFISAQ is encoded by the coding sequence ATGAAAGAAAGAGGAAATATTGTAATTATTTTTAGTGCCCTTATTACATTACTTATTATAGGTACTGTAGGATATAGTCATTTGTTAAAAGTTAATTTTATTGATGCATTATATATGACAGTGATAACTATTTCTACAGTAGGATACACTGAAGTTGGCAAAATGACACCAGAAGCAAAGTTGTTTTCTATAGGGGTTATTTTTTCAGGATTAGGTGTTGCAGGATATGTTTTTACTAGTACTGTTTCTTTATTTTTAGAAAGTGATTTTAAAGAAGCTTGGAGGAGAAAAAGGATGGAAAGCAAAATAGCGCAATTAACAGAACATTATATATTGTGTGGAGGAGGAGAAACAGGTCAGAGTGTTATTAAACAATTTAAAAAAAGTAATGTATCTTTTATCGTTATAGAAAAAAATGAGGAAAGAATTCATGAGCTATTAGAAGAAGGTATTTTAGCCATACATGGGGATGCCACTAATGAAGATATTTTAGAAAAATCAAGAATAAAATATGCAAAGGGATTTATAAGTAGTTTGTCAAGTGATGCAGATAATGTTTTTACTGTATTAACAGCGAGACAAATGAATAAAAATCTTTATATAATTTCTAGAGCCATAGAAAAAAATTCTCATGAAAAATTAAAAAAAGCAGGAGCAAATAATACTGTATCTCCTAACGAAATTGGTGGAAGTAGAATGGCTGCTTTAATGCTTAGACCTTCTATTATTTCTTTTTTAGAAATTATTACTCATGCAGGAGATGTTGTACTTGATTTAGAAGATGTAGTTATTTGTGAAAACTCTGATGTTGTAGGTAAGTCTCTAAAAGAATCAAAGATAAATGAAAGAACAGGATTGATTATTTTAGCTATTAAAAGAGGTGAAGCGGAAAATATAATATTTAATCCAAGTGCTGATGAAATTCTTAATATAGGTGATGTTATTATGGTTTTAGGAATGGAAAGCCAAGTAAAAGAACTGAGAAAAATAGCTTATGATAATAGTATTAGGGATTCATTTATAAGTGCTCAGTGA
- a CDS encoding TetR/AcrR family transcriptional regulator, whose product MPKKTFLNLSLERQNKIIDVALNEFSLHNFETASINKIINELSIAKGSFYRYFQNKEDLYSYLLDYALNKKIDYLEKNINVTSGDFFQIYRNTVFNYMRFDLTFPTISEFLRMAVENKYIEKTKVLNSLHGKTFIRDLVLKGQEDGEVKKSLDIDFIILCIMNLSETMLNYINLKQGISYKELLKIMEGKTSLHRNELETAFEQLISVLTTGLKPVKA is encoded by the coding sequence TTGCCAAAAAAAACTTTCTTAAATTTATCTTTAGAAAGACAAAATAAAATTATTGATGTGGCTTTAAACGAATTTTCCCTTCACAACTTTGAAACAGCCTCAATAAATAAAATAATAAATGAGCTTAGTATAGCAAAAGGAAGTTTTTATAGATATTTTCAGAATAAAGAAGATCTATATTCATATTTACTTGACTATGCATTGAATAAAAAAATAGATTACTTAGAAAAAAACATCAATGTAACTTCAGGTGATTTTTTTCAAATCTATAGAAATACTGTATTTAACTATATGAGATTTGATTTAACATTTCCTACTATAAGTGAATTTTTAAGAATGGCTGTAGAAAATAAATATATAGAAAAAACAAAAGTGTTAAATTCTCTTCATGGAAAAACCTTTATAAGAGATTTAGTTTTAAAAGGACAGGAAGATGGTGAAGTAAAAAAATCTTTAGATATAGATTTTATTATACTCTGTATAATGAACTTATCTGAAACCATGTTAAATTATATAAATCTTAAACAAGGAATAAGCTATAAAGAACTTCTTAAAATAATGGAAGGCAAAACCAGTTTACATAGAAACGAATTAGAAACTGCCTTTGAACAACTTATAAGTGTTTTGACCACAGGATTAAAGCCAGTAAAAGCTTAA
- a CDS encoding efflux RND transporter periplasmic adaptor subunit, giving the protein MKRLISLLVTSAFMFSMTGCGKKVQAGEEKKVLPVKVMDVKEEKHPILLEYLGNTNSKDIIKYSFKIPGKIAEINVKEGDYVKAGQVIAVLDSHDYNFAVDAARGQTEAARGQTEAARGQMEAAKGQMEAAKGQIAMADAQVAATKALYNKAMNGAQKEDINSARLAVKNAEDTYKYVQQSYERIKKLYDEGIVSKQQLDDIKIKLDSSKVALDNAKEVLSKAENGARVEDKEAALAQHNAAKAQRDAAKSKYSAAQGQYNAAQGQYNAAQGQYNAANTQYESKQSMLDDTVLKSEVSGYVAKVLNKSGENTAAGYPVIAVRSDDQVIDIQIAQNDVGKVKEGTKVDLSLEEVKTTGTITDIEQVPDPKSRTYKAKIKMDKEIEKEKFYVGSVAKVDIKLGDKTGIWLPITVVLNDGEDYVYVVEKGRVSRKNITIESIYGDKILVKGVKLGDKIVTQGLKNIKPGNQVNIVK; this is encoded by the coding sequence ATGAAAAGATTAATTTCACTTTTGGTCACATCAGCATTTATGTTTTCTATGACTGGATGTGGTAAAAAAGTTCAAGCAGGAGAAGAGAAAAAGGTATTGCCTGTAAAGGTTATGGATGTGAAAGAAGAAAAACATCCTATATTATTAGAATATTTGGGTAATACAAACTCAAAAGATATCATAAAATATAGCTTTAAGATACCAGGCAAAATTGCTGAGATAAATGTTAAAGAAGGCGATTATGTAAAGGCGGGACAAGTAATTGCAGTATTAGATAGTCATGACTATAATTTTGCAGTTGATGCAGCAAGAGGACAGACAGAGGCAGCAAGAGGACAGACAGAGGCAGCAAGAGGTCAAATGGAAGCTGCAAAAGGTCAAATGGAAGCTGCAAAAGGTCAAATAGCTATGGCAGATGCCCAAGTAGCTGCAACAAAGGCATTATATAATAAGGCTATGAATGGAGCTCAAAAAGAGGATATTAATAGTGCTAGGTTAGCTGTAAAAAACGCTGAAGATACTTATAAATATGTACAACAAAGTTATGAGAGAATAAAAAAGTTGTATGATGAAGGAATTGTTTCAAAGCAGCAATTAGATGATATAAAGATAAAACTTGATTCTTCAAAGGTTGCTTTAGATAATGCTAAAGAGGTTTTATCAAAGGCTGAAAATGGTGCTAGAGTTGAAGATAAAGAAGCTGCACTTGCTCAACATAATGCAGCAAAGGCACAAAGAGATGCAGCAAAATCTAAATACTCTGCAGCACAAGGTCAATATAATGCAGCACAAGGTCAATATAATGCAGCACAAGGTCAATACAATGCGGCGAATACTCAATATGAGTCAAAGCAGAGTATGCTTGATGATACAGTTCTTAAATCAGAGGTATCAGGGTATGTAGCAAAGGTTCTAAATAAATCAGGTGAAAATACAGCTGCAGGATATCCTGTTATAGCAGTTCGAAGTGATGATCAAGTTATAGATATACAAATAGCTCAAAATGATGTAGGTAAAGTTAAGGAAGGAACAAAGGTAGATCTATCTCTTGAAGAAGTAAAAACTACAGGTACTATTACTGATATAGAACAAGTACCAGATCCTAAAAGTAGAACATATAAAGCAAAAATTAAAATGGATAAGGAAATTGAAAAAGAAAAATTTTATGTTGGTTCTGTAGCAAAGGTAGATATTAAATTAGGAGATAAAACAGGAATATGGCTCCCTATAACAGTTGTTTTAAATGATGGAGAAGATTATGTATATGTTGTAGAAAAAGGTAGAGTATCAAGGAAAAATATAACAATTGAAAGTATATATGGAGATAAAATTTTAGTAAAAGGCGTGAAGTTAGGAGATAAAATAGTAACTCAAGGATTGAAAAATATTAAACCAGGTAATCAGGTAAATATTGTTAAGTAG
- a CDS encoding efflux RND transporter permease subunit codes for MTGLIKSVVKHRKITVFLTILALIFGIGVYRIIPKQENPDASVGVAMVITVYPGGTPEDVKNLVTKKIEDASSEIDGYDFTESYSKNSVSVVLVFLKDNADEDKAWRELRDKVNDKKAELPSECFQSTINTDLISTAGMIISLSGDNYSYDQLNTYAEEIRDKLSKIDGVSKFDINGKLEKEVRIDVDVNKLNNYPISLEDVLKVVKAQNVKIPPGAIESKSSRIDVVTSNGYDSIKDIENVVVYVSTDTGAIVRLKDVANIHMAYEDDSSRYKQESKNAILLTGHFEENKNIVLIGKDVRKEIENIKKDLPSDLNFYEVLYQPTDVDDSVTNFMTNLVEGIILVVIVIFAGVGIRNSIVVSTALPISIMLSFIAMQFLGIKVHQISTMALIIALGILVDNAIVINDAVQVKIDEGLDNVTAAIEGSKESSIPIFTSTLTTVAAFAPLLTLPGIAGKYVENIPQVVIISLIASYICAMFITPALATMFFKKTDEKKKAKGDGKVRKVFAKLLDFGLANKKMTIGITIGILAVSLFVLTKLGLQFFPYSNKNMLYIDTTIEKKGDIQATEKMSRELEKILKAQPEVKSCTTGIGDGLPKFWVAMPPAVPSKDFAQTKIDFDLKAGGRFKNVEEFSGFLQKELDSKLLGSKSRIFPLQYAAPRQAPIVMHVKGNDIKDLYPISTKIQNMASQVEGAINVRDDAAERTYQYKVDIDPDMASQLGIMKFDIERQINIALRGSEASVYRINGKEFSVIVSSSIDTKEKLENLEIKSTVAGHKVLLKEIAKVNLKTQIDTIKRFDRADCITVYVDVEPGGNAVDTQKLIEEKLKTMDLKGAEVEFRGEKEDIVKYFGKLGTSAIIAIFFIYIILLIQFNSFIQPFIIFLTIPLSLIGSIFGLFLFRQPLSLMAFMGIVSLVGVVVKNGILLIEYINKAKEEGCEIDEACRGAMQRRFSPIILSAFTTVMGLVPVVMSGDPMFTPMGVALMCGLIVSTLLTLIIIPVLYNIIDTHSTKIKQRVKITMSNGNSLKG; via the coding sequence ATGACAGGGTTGATTAAAAGTGTTGTTAAACACCGAAAGATAACGGTATTTTTAACAATATTAGCGCTTATATTTGGAATAGGTGTATATAGAATTATACCAAAGCAAGAAAATCCTGATGCATCTGTTGGAGTAGCTATGGTAATAACTGTATACCCTGGAGGAACTCCTGAAGATGTTAAAAACTTAGTCACTAAGAAGATAGAGGATGCATCATCGGAGATAGATGGATATGATTTTACTGAATCTTATTCTAAAAACAGTGTTTCAGTTGTTCTTGTTTTCTTAAAAGATAATGCAGATGAGGACAAGGCGTGGAGAGAATTAAGAGATAAAGTAAATGATAAAAAAGCAGAGCTTCCAAGTGAATGTTTCCAAAGTACAATTAATACAGATTTAATTTCAACAGCGGGAATGATAATAAGTTTATCAGGAGATAATTATTCTTATGATCAATTAAACACATATGCAGAAGAAATAAGAGACAAGTTATCAAAAATAGATGGTGTTAGTAAATTTGATATAAATGGTAAACTTGAAAAAGAAGTAAGAATAGATGTAGATGTTAATAAATTAAACAACTATCCTATTTCACTAGAAGATGTTTTAAAAGTAGTTAAGGCTCAAAACGTAAAAATACCACCTGGAGCTATAGAAAGTAAGAGTTCAAGAATAGATGTTGTTACAAGTAATGGTTATGATTCTATAAAAGATATTGAAAATGTAGTTGTATATGTTTCTACTGACACTGGAGCAATAGTAAGGCTTAAGGATGTTGCTAATATCCATATGGCATATGAAGATGATTCTTCTAGGTATAAACAAGAAAGTAAGAACGCTATTTTATTAACAGGACACTTTGAAGAAAATAAAAATATAGTTCTTATAGGTAAGGATGTTAGAAAAGAGATAGAAAATATTAAAAAAGACTTACCATCAGATCTGAATTTTTATGAGGTACTATATCAACCAACTGATGTAGATGACTCAGTTACGAATTTTATGACTAACTTAGTAGAAGGTATAATTTTGGTTGTTATTGTAATATTTGCTGGAGTTGGAATAAGAAACTCAATAGTTGTATCCACAGCATTACCTATTTCTATAATGCTAAGTTTCATTGCTATGCAGTTCTTAGGAATAAAGGTGCATCAAATTTCAACTATGGCACTTATTATAGCCCTGGGGATTCTGGTGGATAACGCCATTGTAATAAATGATGCGGTCCAAGTTAAAATAGATGAGGGACTTGATAATGTAACAGCGGCTATAGAAGGAAGTAAGGAGTCTTCCATACCTATATTTACATCAACTTTAACAACAGTAGCAGCATTTGCTCCATTACTTACTTTACCTGGAATAGCAGGAAAGTATGTTGAAAACATTCCACAGGTTGTTATAATATCATTAATAGCTTCATATATATGCGCTATGTTTATAACTCCTGCACTAGCTACTATGTTCTTTAAGAAAACTGATGAAAAGAAGAAGGCTAAGGGAGATGGAAAAGTTCGTAAGGTTTTTGCAAAACTATTAGATTTTGGACTTGCAAATAAAAAGATGACAATAGGAATAACAATTGGAATTTTAGCAGTATCATTATTTGTACTTACAAAACTAGGACTTCAATTTTTCCCTTATTCTAATAAAAACATGCTTTATATAGATACAACTATAGAGAAAAAGGGAGATATACAGGCAACAGAAAAAATGTCTCGTGAGCTGGAGAAGATATTAAAAGCTCAGCCAGAAGTGAAAAGTTGTACTACAGGTATAGGAGATGGATTGCCTAAATTCTGGGTTGCTATGCCACCAGCAGTACCATCTAAAGACTTTGCACAAACTAAGATTGATTTTGACCTTAAAGCAGGGGGAAGATTTAAGAATGTTGAAGAATTTTCAGGATTCCTTCAAAAAGAATTGGATTCTAAACTTTTAGGTTCTAAGTCAAGAATTTTCCCATTACAGTATGCTGCACCAAGACAAGCACCTATAGTAATGCATGTTAAGGGAAATGACATAAAAGATTTATATCCTATTTCTACTAAAATTCAAAATATGGCAAGTCAGGTTGAAGGTGCTATAAATGTTCGTGATGATGCTGCAGAGAGAACTTATCAATATAAAGTAGATATTGATCCTGACATGGCATCACAACTTGGAATTATGAAATTTGACATAGAAAGACAGATAAATATAGCATTAAGAGGTTCAGAGGCATCTGTTTATAGAATAAATGGTAAAGAATTTAGTGTTATTGTAAGTAGTAGTATAGATACAAAAGAAAAACTAGAGAATTTAGAAATAAAATCAACGGTAGCAGGTCATAAGGTTCTTCTAAAGGAAATTGCTAAAGTTAACCTTAAAACTCAAATAGATACTATAAAAAGGTTTGATAGGGCAGATTGTATAACAGTATATGTAGATGTTGAGCCAGGTGGAAATGCAGTTGATACTCAAAAACTTATAGAAGAAAAATTAAAAACAATGGATTTAAAAGGTGCTGAAGTTGAGTTCCGTGGAGAAAAAGAAGATATAGTAAAATATTTTGGTAAACTTGGAACATCTGCAATAATTGCTATATTCTTCATCTATATAATTCTTCTTATACAATTTAACTCATTTATTCAACCATTTATAATTTTCTTAACAATACCATTATCATTAATAGGATCTATTTTTGGATTATTCCTATTTAGACAACCTCTTTCATTGATGGCTTTCATGGGAATTGTAAGTTTGGTTGGAGTAGTTGTTAAGAATGGTATACTTTTAATAGAATATATAAATAAAGCAAAAGAAGAAGGATGCGAGATAGATGAGGCATGTAGAGGTGCTATGCAAAGGAGATTTAGTCCTATAATATTAAGTGCATTTACAACAGTTATGGGACTTGTACCAGTAGTAATGTCTGGTGATCCTATGTTTACTCCCATGGGAGTTGCATTAATGTGTGGTTTAATTGTATCTACATTATTGACATTAATTATTATACCAGTTTTATACAATATAATTGATACACATTCTACAAAAATTAAACAAAGAGTTAAAATCACAATGAGCAATGGAAATTCTTTAAAGGGATGA
- a CDS encoding TolC family protein produces the protein MKNKKSIFKILILSITSIFLGGAVLSTSAAASKNTLKLSKEEAVKLAMKNNNDLKRIETGLNTLDRKFKKYKDLSKDAEDAKDAFEEYKSAYKKINSEEFKNLKKQLESTVQGYAEAQKNLTQLEEQLKTIPNTEENKDKIAAIKAGIEKAKAIINKINQSLAEKGTNIDTMNKKYAQLQAELAKFEAGKTKLIAMGLADKETGAPKQLTSKEEYNIFIKPRDIPWYTVQCMIQKTVKKKELANETVDFKIKEAYNNLLYAEEGYNLKKQLYDRMLKGYNDLVKSYEVGMASELQKNLTKIELDKTKLDLDNLKRNIENGQIQFKKTLGIDLKQEVQLSDNLSNSVKEPEKYESYLSSALNNRSEIHDCKVDLEEKKRTFDIIKDYFGDDDYEWLNAEKELDEADVALDDNKKNVKENIQNAYLDVIQKKRQIDLASKNMDKAKQQLDSAKKAYEAEAKPISLIWDAELGLNKAQMDHNTALRNYSIALYKLEKASKIGPKY, from the coding sequence ATGAAGAATAAAAAATCTATATTTAAGATATTAATCCTAAGTATTACATCCATATTTTTAGGAGGGGCGGTACTTTCAACAAGTGCTGCTGCTTCTAAAAATACACTTAAACTGTCAAAAGAAGAAGCTGTTAAGCTTGCAATGAAAAACAATAATGATTTAAAAAGAATTGAAACTGGGCTTAACACATTAGATAGAAAATTTAAAAAATATAAGGACTTAAGTAAAGATGCAGAAGATGCAAAAGATGCATTTGAAGAATATAAATCTGCTTATAAAAAAATAAATAGTGAGGAATTTAAGAATTTAAAAAAGCAATTAGAGAGTACTGTACAAGGATATGCTGAAGCTCAGAAAAATCTTACACAATTAGAAGAACAGTTAAAGACAATTCCTAATACAGAGGAAAACAAAGATAAAATAGCAGCTATAAAAGCTGGAATTGAAAAAGCTAAGGCAATTATAAATAAAATAAATCAGAGTCTTGCTGAAAAGGGAACTAATATAGATACAATGAATAAAAAGTATGCTCAGCTTCAAGCGGAACTTGCAAAGTTTGAGGCAGGTAAGACAAAACTTATAGCTATGGGGCTTGCGGATAAAGAAACAGGAGCACCTAAACAACTAACTTCAAAAGAAGAGTATAATATATTTATCAAGCCTAGAGACATACCTTGGTATACTGTTCAATGTATGATTCAAAAAACAGTGAAAAAAAAGGAACTAGCTAATGAAACTGTAGATTTTAAAATAAAAGAAGCCTATAATAATCTTTTATATGCAGAGGAAGGTTACAATCTAAAGAAACAATTATATGATAGAATGCTTAAAGGATATAATGATTTAGTTAAATCTTATGAAGTAGGGATGGCATCAGAGCTTCAAAAAAATCTTACTAAGATTGAGCTTGATAAAACTAAATTAGATCTTGATAATCTAAAAAGGAATATAGAAAATGGTCAAATTCAATTTAAAAAAACATTGGGCATAGATCTTAAACAGGAAGTCCAACTAAGTGATAATTTAAGTAACTCAGTAAAAGAACCTGAAAAATATGAGAGTTATTTAAGTAGTGCTTTAAATAATAGAAGTGAGATACATGATTGTAAAGTAGATTTAGAAGAAAAGAAAAGAACCTTTGACATAATAAAAGATTATTTTGGTGATGATGACTATGAATGGCTTAATGCTGAAAAAGAATTGGATGAAGCAGATGTAGCATTAGATGATAATAAAAAGAATGTAAAAGAAAATATACAGAATGCTTATTTAGATGTTATACAGAAAAAGAGACAAATAGATTTAGCTTCTAAAAATATGGACAAGGCAAAGCAGCAGCTTGACTCTGCTAAAAAGGCTTATGAGGCTGAAGCGAAACCTATATCCTTAATTTGGGATGCAGAGCTTGGATTAAATAAAGCTCAAATGGATCACAATACTGCTTTGAGAAATTATAGTATAGCACTTTACAAGCTTGAAAAAGCTAGCAAAATAGGACCTAAATATTAA
- a CDS encoding TolC family protein encodes MNKKVKLLTVAITLVSVLSVAAISALGAADKGSELNLNDIIELTTSNNNELNFFKKKIQVKEKWYDEATKKDDKDSNFDEDMKEEIIPLRIEQEIKDIEWERDQAQDKAIVESTKGYYEIMLQDQLIQLQQKTIERMKKLLEYKKAKIDAGTESAVSLIDDEANLKDAEVKLQQLKNDEEKIRMELNMKIGTPVDKKLNLKKAEIPYKIYEVKNLESVVETMLKKYYTITSLITKEDIDSREKAIVHTYVKDDKNELENAINPKGDYKERENQLEDDIVETKYKLDDEKKNIEAKIRMDYNNIINLNNDIKVKKLDCEKAETMLKTEKTKFEAGTGTELEVKAAEEKVLSASCEYNKAKLDYYVAVEQFKNFTKKALK; translated from the coding sequence ATGAATAAAAAAGTAAAATTATTAACTGTGGCAATAACATTAGTGTCAGTATTAAGCGTTGCAGCTATATCTGCACTAGGAGCTGCTGATAAAGGATCAGAGTTAAATTTAAATGATATAATTGAACTTACTACAAGTAACAACAACGAGTTGAATTTTTTTAAGAAAAAAATTCAAGTAAAAGAAAAATGGTATGATGAAGCTACAAAAAAAGATGATAAAGATTCAAATTTTGATGAGGATATGAAAGAAGAGATTATTCCATTAAGAATAGAACAAGAGATTAAAGATATTGAATGGGAAAGAGATCAAGCACAAGATAAAGCTATAGTTGAATCTACTAAAGGGTATTATGAAATAATGCTTCAAGATCAGTTGATACAACTTCAACAAAAAACCATAGAAAGAATGAAAAAACTTTTAGAATATAAAAAAGCAAAGATCGATGCAGGTACAGAATCTGCTGTATCACTAATTGATGATGAAGCAAATTTAAAGGATGCTGAAGTAAAACTTCAACAACTTAAAAATGACGAAGAAAAAATAAGAATGGAACTCAACATGAAAATAGGAACTCCTGTAGATAAAAAATTAAACCTAAAAAAAGCAGAAATTCCTTACAAAATATATGAAGTTAAAAATTTAGAAAGTGTTGTTGAAACTATGCTAAAGAAATATTATACGATAACTTCACTAATAACAAAAGAAGATATTGATTCAAGAGAAAAGGCTATTGTCCATACTTATGTAAAGGATGATAAAAATGAGCTTGAAAACGCTATAAATCCAAAAGGGGATTATAAGGAAAGAGAAAATCAATTAGAAGATGATATTGTAGAAACAAAATATAAGCTTGATGATGAAAAGAAAAATATAGAAGCAAAAATAAGAATGGATTATAACAATATAATAAATTTAAATAACGATATTAAAGTTAAAAAGCTAGATTGTGAAAAAGCTGAAACTATGTTAAAAACAGAAAAAACTAAATTTGAAGCAGGTACAGGTACAGAATTAGAAGTAAAGGCAGCAGAAGAAAAAGTTTTAAGTGCTTCATGTGAATATAATAAAGCAAAACTTGATTATTATGTGGCAGTAGAACAATTTAAGAATTTTACTAAAAAAGCACTTAAATAA
- a CDS encoding efflux RND transporter periplasmic adaptor subunit has product MSKKPFKVLIYPVLAAILFTSCGTKKNATDTLKSEKQYIPVEIGVAKKDVIFNSTIVTGKITGKNDIAVSPKFAGKIIDMPIKVGDVVNEGQILMVLDQSDANERVKQAKVALEGAEVGIEQAKVGVNQAKDVVTSAKANYDLAKANYDLNYEKIQNAKVNLERSKKLYELGIISKTEYEQAELAASDKSIKTLEAQLYQAEKAYNQSGNSINQANIAIKQSESGYNQAKAAYEQALKGVQDMVVTSPASGIIYNTNVEKGEMASNAQPAITIISLDKVYVKVDVTEKLINKFKSGNSIELTIPSVSDKKITGKISFINPVANPQTSLYSIEIEINNKDHKIKPGMFAKVQFNTDYKKDVLVVKSEAIIANDGDPIVYVESNGKAIEKKVELGLDNGQYVEIKKGLNINERIIEKGQNYVKNGTVVKVVGGNKK; this is encoded by the coding sequence ATGAGTAAAAAACCATTCAAAGTGTTAATTTATCCAGTATTAGCAGCAATACTTTTTACTTCTTGCGGAACTAAAAAGAATGCTACTGATACTTTAAAAAGTGAAAAACAGTATATACCTGTAGAAATAGGGGTGGCTAAAAAAGATGTTATTTTTAATTCAACTATAGTAACAGGGAAAATAACGGGAAAGAATGATATAGCTGTATCACCTAAATTTGCAGGTAAAATTATAGATATGCCTATCAAGGTTGGAGATGTAGTTAATGAAGGGCAGATTTTAATGGTTTTGGATCAAAGTGATGCAAATGAAAGAGTAAAGCAAGCAAAAGTGGCTTTAGAGGGTGCAGAAGTTGGTATTGAACAAGCAAAGGTTGGGGTGAATCAAGCAAAGGATGTGGTAACTTCGGCAAAAGCTAATTATGATTTGGCAAAAGCAAACTATGATTTGAATTATGAAAAAATTCAGAATGCAAAGGTTAATTTAGAAAGAAGCAAAAAATTATATGAACTTGGAATTATATCAAAGACTGAATATGAACAAGCTGAACTTGCAGCATCAGATAAATCTATAAAAACACTTGAGGCTCAACTGTATCAAGCAGAAAAGGCATATAATCAGTCGGGGAATAGTATTAATCAAGCTAATATTGCTATTAAACAATCAGAGTCAGGATATAATCAAGCTAAGGCAGCATACGAACAAGCTTTAAAGGGTGTACAAGATATGGTTGTTACATCGCCTGCAAGTGGAATAATTTACAATACAAATGTAGAAAAAGGGGAGATGGCATCTAATGCTCAGCCAGCTATAACTATAATTTCTTTGGACAAGGTTTATGTAAAGGTGGATGTAACAGAGAAGCTTATAAATAAGTTTAAAAGTGGAAATTCAATAGAATTAACAATACCATCAGTATCTGATAAAAAAATCACTGGTAAGATTTCTTTTATAAATCCAGTTGCTAACCCTCAAACTAGCTTATATTCTATAGAAATAGAAATTAACAATAAAGATCATAAAATTAAGCCAGGAATGTTTGCTAAGGTCCAATTTAATACAGATTATAAAAAAGATGTGTTAGTAGTAAAGAGTGAAGCTATTATTGCAAATGATGGTGATCCTATTGTATATGTTGAAAGTAATGGAAAAGCTATTGAGAAAAAGGTGGAGTTAGGATTAGATAATGGACAGTATGTTGAAATTAAAAAGGGATTAAATATCAATGAAAGAATAATTGAAAAAGGTCAAAATTACGTTAAAAATGGTACAGTAGTAAAGGTTGTTGGAGGTAATAAGAAATGA